GATTCTGCATCCACTAGCTTGCCAGCCTCATTGCAAGCAAACAAGTACTCAGGCTTCAGTATCCACCTGTTTTTATTTTCCAAAAAACCCAACAAACATTCATTCAGGTGTGTTCCACGGAAACAGCAAGTAATTCTGAATGGtaattattactactactactggagCGCATGAAGGATTTACCTCCCAGCTGCAGCAGCTGCAAAGAATTTTTCGGTTCTGCGGAGCTCAGGGGTGATAAAATGTGTCGCTTGGAAAGACCAGTGGTGTGAGGGACAGCAGATCCTTCCCTTCAGGCGTAGAAATATTGACCTGCACTCCTTTCTCAACAGGCGATGCCCACTTGAAATAAACCATGTAGGTTCTGGTTCCCACATGGCCAAGGATCCATCATCATTTCCCCCTGTCATACTGCGGTCATCAATCACATATTTGTAATTCTCTACAGCTATTCTGGCGCATTCAGAACTCACACGTTTTTCCCCATGTTTTGATTTAGGAGCGAGACTAGTATTGGCTGGTATGTTTTCCTTGTTATTGTGGTCAGTTTTCTGTCTCTTTCTGCTTCTAGGTTTAGAGCTTTGCAAATCTTCTGGTCTATCTTCGCAGGCTTCATCAGCATTGTGGAGACCCTTGTACACTGTCACCATGCCAGCATTTGTGGAACTCTCTGCAGGCAACGTTGATGCTTCAGATAAGACACTAACTGTTCTGCAAGCCTCACTGTCAGATCTCCCTTCTTGGAAAGAAGATACTCTCCTCCTCTTGGGCTTCAGGACTCTTTTGGGGATACATGTTTCAGAGTTATCTGCAGTTGCACTGCTTGAAACCTTTGAAGTGGAACCTTCTGCACTCACCGCCTCAAGAAAACTTAACTCGAAAGATACTCTTTCGGTTTTACCAGCGGTTGGGCATGCGCTGGTTGTAGGGTTTTCCTCCATATTCATATTAGCAGGCTTCATCTTGTAAACCACTATCGCATCATTCATCTGACTGTTGGATTTGAGTGGGCTCTTAGCAACTGCGCTCCTTGATCTGCTCAAGATTTCTTCAGGCACGAATGTTGTGCTTTCAGCAGCATTCAGGCTACAGTTCTTTCCAAGATCTGCTTCGACACTGCCATTGGAAAGAACTTTACCATGCTTGGACTTGTAAGCAGCAAGGTCACAGTTACTATGTACAGATACAGCAGCCGTTTCATCCTCAGGAATCTGTGACCTCTTGGCACCAAGATTTCTCACACTAGAAGTTGATACTTTCTGGGGAAATACTCCAAATTCACCAGGGACTGCAGTAATTGGGATCTCCTTAGGGCCTGCTTGGAAGGTTGCACGAGAACCCATTGAGTCATGCTCTGAGTCTGCGGCTACAGCTTCAACTTTGTCAGCTTGTGATGCATGCGCATGGGCATCAGGATCAGCAGAAATTGTCACAACATTTGTGTTTGGAGTGCTTAGTCTGTCAGCTCTGACATCAAGTGACCTTTTACTGACATCTTCTACTTCCCTAATCTGCTGTGAAGTCTCCAAGCGTCTTCCTGCAGGAACCACTGCATCTGCATTGCCAGTGAAGACAGTAGGACCATGGATAGGTAAATTGCCATCAGGATTAGCAGAAATTGCTACACCATTTGTTTTGGGAGTGTTCAGTATGTCAGCAATGACGTCAAGTGACCTTTCACTTGCATCTTCCACTTCCCTAATCTGTTGCGAAGTTGATACTTCCTGGGAAAATACTCCAAATTCACCAGGGACTGCAGTGATTGGGATCTCCATAGGGCCTGCTTCAAAGGTTTTATGAGAAACCAACTTGTCATGTTCTGAGTCTGCAGCTACAACTTCAACTTTATCAGTTTGTGGTGCATGTGCATGGGCTTCAGGATCAGCAGAAATTGTCCCAACATTGGTGTTTGGGGTGCTCAGTGTGTCAGCCATGACATCAACTGACCATTCACTTGCATCTTTCACTTCCCTAATCTGTTGCAAAGCACCGACATGTGTTCCTGCAGGAACATCTGCATTGCCATAGAAGACAGAAGGACCATTAATGGGTATGTGACCATAAAGATCAGCAGGAGTTCTGCCTCTGCTATCAGACAAGCCTCTATCAGAACTTTGTGCTTCATCTTCGGAATCTTTAGCTTCTGCCTCCATTATCTCCAATTCCCAACAACTGAATATATGAATACAAAAACTCAGAACTGATGCATTACATATTTACATAAACTGTAATGGGCAATAAACCAACCAGATCTAATGTATTACATATTACAAATTTACATAAACTGCAACGAGCAATCAACCAGGCATCGTGAACATGATACTGGGGTTGGCTGAAAAGGGTAGTAAGGTTGAGCGATTGGAACTATACACCCAAAAGCAAAAAGGTAATATCAAATGCAAAATGCAAGGTGGTAGATAATTGTACCTTCTGGCAGTATAATTATCAACAGGAAGAATGTCCCATGCCTTTAAGCTGCAGCAAAAACATATACAGCATTTCAGCAAATACAATAATGATAAGATGCAATAACCTTTCAGGTACAGTGATTAAAAACATACCAGTCTTCCAACCACTGGTGATTAATAATATTAATCTTCACCATTTTAGCAAGCTCGTACTCCTCACCTGGCACAATTTGGAAAAAAGTAGCGAATTACATTGAAGGTATGAAATAGTAGTGGAACAAACTGAATGCAGAGCAGAATAAAAAAAACAGAATCCTAATTTCCAGGAGACTGGTCAGaggcatgatatgatatgcatTATTGAACTCATATCTGATGCGCAAGACTAACCCAAACTAAAGACAAAGGGAAATCAAAATCCTGAACTGTCTGCATTTAACTATCAATATCTCAGAAAAACCACCATGTTGACATCTCTATTCAAAAATGGAGATAGCTGCTAATATTCTGACTTATACAGCAATTCAAATTTCTGTAACAGAAAACAACAAGATTAAATAAAAAAAGTTATCAAAATGGAATGCATGCTAATAAAACGTTAACAAAAAGATGAACACTAACGATACAACAAGTACAGTCAGTGCAATGCAAACAATTAAGAACTTGTATGCAACACTGTTAAGGAAACAACGTGCCTTCGAATTTGTAGCAGACGAGATGGGTAGTCGTTTTCGTTGTCAAAGGCTTGGAGAACCGCGCTCCCATCATATTAACCATTTTCTACATTTAGCAGTAAAATGAGCAGTGAAGGGATTGTGATGAGAAGTCGAGGACAAAATATAATTTAGTCTTCATATTGATTATTGATTATGAGATAGAGATGAAAATCTTCGTACAACAAAGGAGTCAAAATGTACTTAAACAACTGGCATAGACCGACTTGCATATCTTAGTGACGAGTCTATGCCACCAGCAAAATGATTAATTTGGAGCATGCTTTGTGTCAGTGAACTGATTTAGCAGTATAACAAATCACACAGCAAAACAAATGGATAACTGGTGTGATCAAAGCTACAAGCTCTCCAAACAAGGGGAAAAAACTTCAGCACACCAAAAAGTAATACTGTTCCACTGTCAACCAAACATAGTCACAGTAAATGATCAAATCAGAACAAGCCTTGTTCATATTCACTGTATAGCATAGTTGCATGATCTAGCAACAGTCAGTCTTGGACCTCTACACTAGGAAGCATGATAACTGAACTGATAGTGATTATTACCATTATGGCTTCACGCCCGTTCTGTCTTTGGTAGCCCGACAAGGAAATGCACAGCGATTCAGCACCCGGTATGTCTTCCAAATCTCTCACTGGCCTATACAGTACCTGCGAAATCGAAAAATCGCCAAGCTAGTCAGCAGAGAAGTACTAGTGCATAGTGGAAAAGGCATCGCTTGCTAAGCTTgctgaaaataaaacagaaaactcGAACCCACATGATCGGCATCAACCATGGCTCCGAGATCCACGGAGTCGTCCACCCACAGCCCAGTCACGACCTTCCTACCGTCCTTCCGCGCCGCCACGCACACCGGGTCGTCCTGCATTTCGGATGGGGCTTCAACCACAAGAAAAAAAAACAGTGAAGCACGGAGGAGGGGATTCAAATTACAGGTCCAGCAGAACTCACGTCGACGAGTCCGCTGACGACTAGGTGGGTGCATCCCTCCCGCGCAGCCCCTGCGTCGGCGCCGCCGTGCCGTACCATCTCCGACCGGTACTGCCGTGCCAACATTGAAACGTAAGTGAGAGGCGGGGCCAGGCCAAATCCACGGAACCGAGACGGAATCGAAACGAATCGGTGAGAGAGGTTGCAAAACCTGCGCGTGGGAGACGGGATCGAAACCGAGGGGAGGATCCATATATATGCATACGATCCTCCCCTCTGGTTCCGAAACGGAGTAGTAATGCGGTTATACCAGATCCATATATATGCATACGATCGGAACAAACTACCAGAGCAGGACTACGGGGCACCGACTATCACGCTTCACGCGATCCAGAGAGATCCAGAGACCTTGCATCAATCAATCAATGGCGTCGCCGTTGTCTGAGATTCCCGAGGACGTGCTACACCTCATCATCGACGGCCTCGTTTCCTCCACTGATCGGCGTGGCCTCGTCTCCACGGCGTGGTCTGGACTACGCCGGCTCCTCCACTTCTCCGATGGCTTCGAGGCGGCGCGCCGTGCCCGGCACTCGGTCTCGGCCGATCGCGCTCGCTTCCGGGCCGTCTGTCGTTCGTGGCACTTGGCTATGCGCCAGCACGTTCCGGCTCCAAGGCAGATCCCCTGGATTGTCATGTCCGATGGCTCGTTCCTCACACCTTCGGACGTTGCCGGCACCTCGCCCGCGCGCATACCCTCCTTGCCCAGGAACGCGAGATGCGTAGCCTCGGCTGATAGTTGGCTCCTTCTCGACCGCACGGATGTCAGGAAGAAGATGCATAGCTACTTCTTGCATGATCCCTTCACCAACACGACTGTGCCGCTCCCAGAGCTTGACGCTGTGATCGGCCATGCTTCTGAGCTTTTCGGGGTCCACAAACTGCGTATGCGGACGACCCCTTACGACATCATAGTCGTCATGACCAATAATTGGAATTATCCTATCATCTTGATCCGGCCAGGGAAGGGTGTGTGGTTGCCTAAGCCACAAACTGCTCCCTTCATCTACATCGTCGACACTGCATTTCTTGGAGACAAGCTATATGGAATCACTCACGCCGAGGATCTTGTCTCTTTTGGTATAGATTTCGACAACAAAGGCGTACCCACCATCACAACTATCGAGCGCCTCATCAGGCACCCCCCGAGAAATTATTGGTTCAAAGTGTGGAGCGATGATAATGGAAATTTTGACTCCGCGAACAATGATACGGGAAATATAGAGGAGGTCGCCAATAATGAGGAACAGAGCAAAGAGGACACCATAGAGCAACGCCGGAAGAAAACCGGCGATGACATGATTCTTGAAGGCATTACTGCTTGGTCGGATGATGAGGATGAAGTTAGGGACCACTGGTACTTAGTCGAGTCATGTGGAAAACTATTAATGGTGATACGACAAGTTCGAGTGCCCTCCTATAATATCAGCTCCACTCTCAAGGTAGAGGTTTATGAGGCGGATGCCTGCAAAGGTGCCCACTGCTGGGTGCCGATTGTTGGTGGGCTAGGCAGCCAAACGCTTTTCATCAGCAGATTCTTCTGCAAGTCTATTTCAACTTGTGATGAGGCGGACCAAGATGCTATTCATTTTATCGACACGGGGGAGAAATACAACATGAAGTCACAAACTATGAGCAAGTCATGGAGGGACATCGAATACTTTGAGTCCATGTGGATCTTTTCTCCCGAGCTAGTGGTTTAATACTAGTATCTGTTTTTTGAACCAAAGTTCAATAGTATTTGTAACGACTTAGAAAAATTTCATACTATGTAACAATATGCCATTTGTTAGATATAAGTACCCACGGAGTGTTTTTTCATCGCACAATATTCCTCCTTTGTTTTAAAAGACACCATACAATGTTTTTTTGGCGGGGTACACTATGCAATGTCGTAAGAAAAGCAACGTTATGCAAAGTTGAACTTTAAAAACATATGAGGTTACGCAAAGTTGTAACCTAGACTACCAAGTCTCCACATCAAAACAATAAAAGAAAACTACTATCACGTTGcataaaaaagaaagagagagcgAGAACGATGCATGCATCAACAATGCACGAGCATCATTGTTTTGCCTAGGCAGAATCATTGTTGGAAAATGATACAGAGAAGCGCCGCACCGTACGCTCTCTCGTGCGGCGCGTCACGACCCGAAAAAAGCACCGCGTGCCTATAGAAGCAGCCCACGCCTGGCCTATATCCCATCAAGCCCGCACCTTATCTCCTCGTCCTGCTCTCAACCACTTTTTTCGCTCTCTCTCCTCGAAGACCGCCACGGGAAGGAAGGGCCAcgaagaggaggaggtcgccgccgtcgccgcgccggagaagatgggaggaggaggtcgccgccgTTGCGGAGCACGCAtcggagtccgccgccgccgccgtgccgccggAGAGGACGTCACTGCCGCCGTCGAAGAACGTGGAGAGCACATCGGGAGGCTGCTCGAGGAGGCCGCCTCCCTCCTACATGCGGGGCCGCCGCCGCCTTTGAGCGTGAGGAGGACGCTCACGTCGTCCGCGCGGGGACGCTGCCGCCGACGAACGCGGGCAGGGCCGCCTCCATCCTGCGTTCGGGGACGCCGTCGAGCGCGACGAGGGCGCTCCCGCCCTCCGTGCGGAGATGCTGCCGCCGCCGAACGCAGGCAAGGCCGCCTCCATCCTGCGCGTGTGGACGCCGCCCTCGTCGAGCACGACGAGGGCCCTCCCATCCTCCGCGGGAGACGCTGTCGTCGATGAACGCGGGCGAGGCCGCCTCCATCCTGCACGCGGGGATGCCGCCGCCATTGAGCATGCGTCCGGGGGAGCCAGGTGGCTGATACATTggaaatgtatctataatttttgatgctcCATGCTTGTTTATTGCCAATTACTCTATGTTTTATTGTGCTTCTTGGTGTTTTTATAAGATGCCACAGTGTCAGTTCCCTGTTTTCTGCTGTTTTTTATTCCAGAAAagttacaaaggaaatattctcggAATCGACAAAGGAATTTATTTAAAGTGGTTTCTCACCAGAAGATTCCAGAAGCCAGAAGGGGAAGAGCTGGAGGCCCACAGGGGCCCCACGCCCCCCTAGGCGCGGCCAGGGGTGGGCCCGCGCCTGCGGCAGGTGTGGCCCACCTGGGTGCCTCCCGGCTCCGCCCTTCCACCTATTTATTCACCCCGAGGGAAAAACCCTAGATATAGCGCAAAAGTTCCAGAAAGAAGTCCGTAGCCGCCGCCATCGTCTCAGGGAGATCAGAGgctcttcccggcaccctgccagagagggGAATCGTCACCGGAGGCCTTCTTCATCACCATGCCAGCCTCCggagtgatgtgtgagtagttcaccatatgaCTACGGGTCCATGGCAGTAGCTAGATGGTTGTTTTCTCCATTGTATGAATCTCATGAGCTGCCTAACATGATTGAGATCATCTTATTACTGTGCTTCATGTATGAATCTTGTGAGCCGCCTAACATGATCAAGATCATCTTGATGTAATGTTACTTGTGTTGGTTTGCTGGGATCTGACTAGTTATTGAGTACAATGTTCAAGTTGAATATAGATCTTGAGTTTCTCTTTGATATATCTTGAATCTCTTTGGTGTTATTGTGATCTTGCATGCTCTCCGTTGTTAGTGGTTGCTCTGGCCAAGTAGTTGCTTTCAACTCCAAGAGGGAGTATTTATGCTAGATAGTGGGTTCATGCCTCCAGTATGCCTGGGCTCGAGCGACAGAAACGACTAAGGATGTAGATGTGTTGTTGCCACTAGGGAGAACAAGATGGTGCTCTGCCCAAATAGGGGTGGTTCTACTGTCTACTCTACACACTTTACTTAATGCAATAGTCTGTTGTTAGAGCTTACTTAGTAGGATTGTTTGCAGCTTAATACTTATGGTTTGTTCGGATGATATCTCCGTGAGTGGACTATTTAGTCACAGATGCAGTTGGATGGCGGTCTGTGATCTTTGTTGTAATGCCCAATCAATCTCATAATATTCATCTTGTCTAGTATTTGCATCTTTGTGTGCCTTCTGAATTGTCAATTGCccagctgtaatttgtttacccatcaccTTATTGTCTTGTGGAGAGACACCTCTAGTGAACTGTGGACCCTGGTCCTTCTCTTTATTATTGCTATACAACTTGCTGCTTACTGTTTCCTATTTTCTTTACTACAAACAAACTCTTTTCATTCGATACAATTAATCCTTTGTTTTCAGCAAGGCCAGTGGGATTGACAACCTCACTGTCCAGTTGGGGCAAAGTAATGTGGTTGTGTTGTGCAGGTCTCTATCTCAACCTTGGTGCCATATTTGCTTCCTACTGGTCGATtaaaccttggtttcataactgaggggaatacttgcTGCTGTCTGTATCATCACCTTCCTCTTGGGGTTTCCCAACTCCTCTCCATCGTCATCAAGCTTGCAGAGGGCATCAGCGGCGTTGAGCTCGAGGAGGACGCCGTCGCCAACGAGAAAATGAAGGTGTGCGCACGGTGGCGAGTCCAGCTGAATTTTTCGTCTCACCCTACTCCCCAGTCAGTTGTTTCTGGAGTTTTGCATTGAACCGTGGTGTGAGTGACTCCATAGTTGAATCGGTGCAGCTATGTGTTGGGAATTATGCAGCTAGACACTAGAAATTAGGCAGCTAGACACCGTAATTTGGTGAATCGATTTGTCAAGAAATTGTCAGTTGTTCTGAAAAAATCGGGTTGTTAGTGTCAAAGAATCGGGTAGTTATTTGCTAACTACCTTGGTACTATCTGGTGACAATACTTTTGAGAGCTTAGCATTTGCTTTTTAAACCTGGTAGCTATGATCAAATAATCAGGTATTTATTGGTAAATAACCTGATAGCTTCTACATGGCGGATATTAAACCTGATAGGGAAATCGCATTTATTTTAAGAATATGGTAGCTAGAATAACCTGATAGCTTCTAATAAATAATCTGGTGCTTGTATTTTTTGAGAACCTTGCGTTTTGAAAAATTTGTTAGTTAGTTGTTAGTTAGTGTTGAAAAATCTGGTAATTGTTGTAACCGGGTAATTGATTTGTGAAATCagcacctaattttttttggctattCAACCATTTTTGATAAGCCGTTATCGTGCTAGCATCCAATGTGATAGTGCTAGTGTGGTCCTGAATAGGGCTATTTTGGTCCTGATAAAGTAAAGTAAAAAAATGTACATGAAAAGGGAAAGTAAGGGGGCGACGTCTAATTTTTCGTGTACCACCGAGCATGCGAGGCAGGCATCCGAATAAAGTAAAGTGGAGACCAATAGCGTGCGGCAGGACAACGACAACTCGATTTGAAAATATCACAGTTTGGGTCCACCGCCTGCCGCCGCATGCGGAAGCCAAATATGCGGCGCCGTTGGATAGCACGGTCCATCATTGTTTCCATTATACAAGATACAAAACTCCAATCTAGAATCTATGCTGTCTCCTTGAGAACTCTCAAAGGAAAAGCCCTGCTTGTGCATGCATCAAGCAATCTTCGTAATCTCTTGAAAAAAGTCTATCCTAAACCTTGAAATTGTAGAGGTTAGACAATTCAAACTCCAAAGTTGAAATCCCGGTCCTTTGTATCCTAAACTATTGAATCCCGATCTAAATTGAACCCTGAAGGTGTTTGGCGCATCGGGAAAGCAATGATCCCGATCGGGGTTACAGATTACTCTCAGTGCCAATGGGGCCTAGGTGTCATATTCATCTTCATCTTAGTTCCCCCAAATTATTGTCGAATCACTCCCGAATCGATCTGGATCGGCAGCCGGCGATGTGGGACATCTCTCTGCGGTCCTCGGCCTCAGGCGGGATgctcgtgctcctcctcctcctcagtctCTTAGACGGGGCGTCCCCACACCACCTA
This region of Triticum aestivum cultivar Chinese Spring chromosome 2D, IWGSC CS RefSeq v2.1, whole genome shotgun sequence genomic DNA includes:
- the LOC123053702 gene encoding uncharacterized protein, translating into MQDDPVCVAARKDGRKVVTGLWVDDSVDLGAMVDADHVGEEYELAKMVKINIINHQWLEDCLKAWDILPVDNYTARSCWELEIMEAEAKDSEDEAQSSDRGLSDSRGRTPADLYGHIPINGPSVFYGNADVPAGTHVGALQQIREVKDASEWSVDVMADTLSTPNTNVGTISADPEAHAHAPQTDKVEVVAADSEHDKLVSHKTFEAGPMEIPITAVPGEFGVFSQEVSTSQQIREVEDASERSLDVIADILNTPKTNGVAISANPDGNLPIHGPTVFTGNADAVVPAGRRLETSQQIREVEDVSKRSLDVRADRLSTPNTNVVTISADPDAHAHASQADKVEAVAADSEHDSMGSRATFQAGPKEIPITAVPGEFGVFPQKVSTSSVRNLGAKRSQIPEDETAAVSVHSNCDLAAYKSKHGKVLSNGSVEADLGKNCSLNAAESTTFVPEEILSRSRSAVAKSPLKSNSQMNDAIVVYKMKPANMNMEENPTTSACPTAGKTERVSFELSFLEAVSAEGSTSKVSSSATADNSETCIPKRVLKPKRRRVSSFQEGRSDSEACRTVSVLSEASTLPAESSTNAGMVTVYKGLHNADEACEDRPEDLQSSKPRSRKRQKTDHNNKENIPANTSLAPKSKHGEKRVSSECARIAVENYKYVIDDRSMTGGNDDGSLAMWEPEPTWFISSGHRLLRKECRSIFLRLKGRICCPSHHWSFQATHFITPELRRTEKFFAAAAAGRWILKPEYLFACNEAGKLVDAESFEWHGDGLNDNQTISLDASRKWQHLKQRAGHGAFYGMRIIIYGECISPSLDTLRRAARAGDGMILATAPPYTRFLKLGAVSFAVVSAGTPSSNTWVQEFKSHGIPCVNPSYLVDYMCKPSHLEQHKHVPFDMQDLADESLRKVLSSQEGGDAEQSCSSGRMVVVAMPKNMHGSLHCIENASSNKKTVQILIDNGRPTSTLNVELDEPSRNMVENYKMKSNWNYADFYFSYKNKIILPGRTLRSYGISKGCTIDLYTRVRGGRLSFMDYVEEYKASFTEIAKLPDGNLSLKVPIGGCIFLSSFLSCVMATWSQNRRAAISIQSSCMESDVHPIIEFLDYAFLSNDKRLQDRRPPYFDHLIRCLREMKSAVPSPGDKLTIASHASYMLPFDRLLLTISLRRKYKGSSKEEKTKWDGAIRKASLNVALTDRLLELPVFNDIKAAADRRGESYPAELTRSVSFRVSRDYCMHALENRWADDPDAKPSEKDKQIEKFKDDDGIELMLPVHVKKILANLIEQLILANIDINRELSSAVLHCTKCPIEPTHPVVAEPIGDDYMPTWMLARTKAEQSRLMNMNIGANRARPRNWTTGECSNSASMVNQQPNPWNAGKTLVALSPGAKILPLSSMPSGSSTDGVKAEVSNPVTSVRAQTTQPQVAEGKSKACFDNWKRRQARKARKEAGEKP